One Aquarana catesbeiana isolate 2022-GZ linkage group LG11, ASM4218655v1, whole genome shotgun sequence genomic window carries:
- the POLR2L gene encoding DNA-directed RNA polymerases I, II, and III subunit RPABC5 codes for MIIPVRCFTCGKIVGNKWEAYLGLLQAEYTEGDALDALGLKRYCCRRMLLAHVDLIEKLLNYAPLEK; via the exons ATGATTATCCCGGTCAGATGCTTCACATGTGGGAAGATTGTTGGAAATAAGTGGGAGGCTTATCTTGGACTACTGCAGGCAGAATACACTGAAGG AGATGCACTGGACGCTTTAGGCTTAAAGAGGTACTGCTGTCGCCGTATGCTTCTGGCTCATGTGGACCTGATAGAAAAGCTTTTAAATTATGCACCACTGGAAAAATGA